Proteins encoded in a region of the Hypanus sabinus isolate sHypSab1 chromosome 12, sHypSab1.hap1, whole genome shotgun sequence genome:
- the paqr8 gene encoding membrane progestin receptor beta: protein MVLVCETKLRKPLGHVLERFCPQHVLRELLPEVPSTLRDSDVPELFREPFICSGYRPVGRAWKYYALSLFLCHNEALNVWTHLLAILVLLARFCAFLCTAAPLPALYGLPLHCFAGACLIYLSCSVLAHLFQSKSELAHYSFYFLDYVGVGAYQYGSALAHYYYCAELDWLRVMRPFFLPAAALLGWLSCLGCCLSKMHFRRPYPTRRKLCQLVPACLAYMLDISPVVHRLAGCWAAGCADPAAVYHGLQIALFLVASAFFSCPVPERYFPGSCDIVGHAHQIFHTFLALCTLAQMEAVLLDYWGRRDVFAARGDHDSIYVACGLFGLLLLGCGCSVLYLRHVLQRRLRKRSD, encoded by the coding sequence ATGGTGCTGGTGTGTGAAACGAAGCTAAGGAAGCCCCTGGGCCACGTCCTGGAGCGGTTCTGCCCACAGCACGTGTTGCGGGAGCTGCTGCCTGAGGTGCCCAGCACTCTGCGAGACTCCGACGTCCCTGAGCTCTTCCGCGAGCCCTTCATCTGCAGCGGCTACCGGCCGGTGGGCCGGGCCTGGAAGTACTACGCGCTGAGCCTCTTCCTGTGTCACAATGAGGCACTGAATGTGTGGACGCACCTGCTGGCCATCCTGGTGCTGCTAGCCCGCTTCTGTGCCTTCCTGTGCACGGCCGCGCCCCTGCCCGCCCTCTACGGACTGCCGCTCCACTGCTTTGCGGGGGCCTGTCTCATCTACCTGTCGTGCAGTGTGCTGGCCCATCTCTTCCAGTCCAAGTCTGAGCTGGCTCACTATTCCTTCTACTTCCTCGACTACGTGGGGGTGGGTGCCTACCAATATGGCAGTGCGCTGGCACATTACTACTACTGTGCCGAGCTGGACTGGTTGCGTGTGATGAGGCCCTTCTTCCTCCCCGCCGCCGCCCTGCTGGGCTGGCTCTCCTGTCTTGGCTGCTGCCTCTCCAAGATGCATTTCAGGCGGCCGTACCCCACCCGCCGTAAGTTGTGCCAACTGGTGCCGGCCTGTCTGGCGTACATGCTTGACATCAGCCCCGTGGTTCACCGTCTGGCCGGATGCTGGGCGGCTGGCTGTGCAGACCCGGCGGCCGTTTACCACGGCCTGCAGATCGCCCTTTTCCTGGTGGCCTCGGCCTTCTTCTCCTGCCCGGTGCCTGAGAGGTACTTCCCGGGCAGCTGTGACATCGTAGGGCACGCCCACCAGATCTTCCACACCTTCCTGGCCCTGTGCACGCTGGCCCAGATGGAGGCCGTGCTACTCGACTACTGGGGCCGCCGCGACGTGTTTGCTGCCCGCGGAGACCACGACTCCATCTACGTCGCCTGCGGCCTCTTCGGCCTTTTGCTCCTTGGGTGCGGCTGTTCGGTGCTCTACCTGCGCCACGTCCTGCAGCGACGGCTGAGGAAGAGAAGTGACTGA
- the LOC132402566 gene encoding mucin-2-like, whose protein sequence is MVPQYRVTTHHRSRFNMGQIENTPPGRDSVVRQNSLCTIHHTLPGSDTTPSTPPITHSRGQTQLPLYHPSHTPRVRHNSLDTTHHTLPGSDTTPSTPSRHTLPGSDTTPSAPSVTHSRGQIQLPLHHPSHTHRGQTQLPLHHPVTYSQGQTQLPLYHPSHTPRVRHNSLYTIPSHTPGVRHNSLYTIPSHTPRVRHNSLCTIPSHTPGVRHNSLCTIRHTLPGSDTTPSTPSRHTLPGSDTTPSAPSVTHSRCQTQLPLPHPSHSPRVRHNSLYPTRHTLPGSDTTPSAPSVTHSQGQTQLPLHNPSHTPRVRHNSLCTILSHTPGVRHNSLYNIHHTLPGSDTTPSTPPITHSRGQTQLPLYHPSHTPRVRHNSLDTTHHTLPGSDTTPSTPSRHTLPGSDTTPSAPSVTHSRGQIQLPLHHPSHTPGVRHNSLCTIRHTLPVSDTAPSTPSVTLSQGQTQLPVPHPSHTPRVRHNSLCTIRHTLPGSDTTPSTQSITHSQGQTQLPLHHPVTHSWGQTQLPLQHPSHTPGVRHNSLYTTHHTLPGSDTTPSVPSVTHSQGQTQLPRHHPSHTPRVRHNSLYTIPSHTPGVRYNSLCTISHTLPGSDTTPSAPSITHSQGSDTTPSAPSCHILPGSDTTPSVPSVTHSQGQTQLPLHHPVTHSRGQTQLPLHHPVTHSQGQTQLPLHHPVTHSRGQTQLPLHHPSHTPRVRHNSLYTIPSHTPGVRHNSLCTIRHTLPVSDTAPSTPSVTLSQGQTQLPVPHPSHTPRVRHNSLCTIRHTLPGSDTTPSTQSITHSQGQTQLPLHHPVTHSWGQTQLPLQHPSHTPGVRHNSLCTIHHTLPGSDTTPSTPSVTQSRGQTQLPLYHPVTHSQGQIQLPLHHPSHTPGVRHNSLYTIRHTVPGSDTTPSTPSVTQSRGQTQLPLHHPSHSPGVRHNSLCTIPSHTPGVRHNSLCTIPSHTPGVRTTPSAPSVTHSRGQTLLPLHHPSHTPGVRHNSLYTIPSHSPRVRHNSLCTIRHTALGSDTTPSAPSRHTLPGSDTTPSAPSRHILPGSEQLPLHHPSHTPGVRTTPSAPSVTHSRGQTQLPLHHPSHTPGVRHNSLYTIHHTLPGSDTTPSTLSVIHSQDQTQLPLHHPSHTPGVRHNSLYTIRHTLPGSDTTPSTPSRHTLPGSDTTPSTPSRHTLPGSDTTPSAPSITHSRGQTQLPLHHPSHTPGVRHNSLCTIPSHTPGVRHNSLCTIPSHTPGVRHNSLCTIRHTLPGSDTTPSTPSRHTLPGSDTTPSAPSVTHSRCQTQLPLPHPSHSPRVRHNSLYTIRHTLPVSDTAPSTPSVTLSQGQTQLPLPHPSHTPGVRHNSLYTIRHTLPGSDATPSAPSVTHSRGQTQLPLHHPVTHSQGQTQLPLHHPSHTPRVRHNFLYTIRHTLPGSDTTPSTPSRHTLPGSDATPSAPSVTQPRGQTQLPLHHPVTHSRGQTQLPLYHPVTHSQGQSQIDTSSTL, encoded by the coding sequence ATGGTCCCTCAATACCGAGTCACCACACACCACCGGAGCAGGTTCAATATGGGGCAGATAGAAAATACCCCCCCAGGCAGGGACAGCGTGGTCAGACaaaactccctctgcaccatccatcacacactcccggggtcagacacaactccctctacaccacccatcacacactcccggggtcagacacaactcCCTCTGTACcatccgtcacacactcccagggtcagacacaactccctcgacaccacccatcacacactcccagggtcagacacaactccctctacaccatcccgtcacacactcccggggtcagatacaactccctctgcaccatcagtcacacactcccggggtcagatacaactccctctgcaccatccatcacacactcacaggggtcagacacaactccctctgcaccatcctgtcacatactcccagggtcagacacaactcCCTCTGTACcatccgtcacacactcccagggtcagacacaactccctctacaccatcccgtcacacactcccggggtcagacacaactccctctacaccatcccgtcacacactcccagggtcagacacaactccctctgcaccatcccgtcacacactcccggggtcagacacaactccctctgcaccatccgtcacacactcccagggtcagacacaactccctctacaccatcccgtcacacactcccggggtcagacacaactccctctgcaccatccgtcacacactcccggtgtcagacacagctcCCTCTACCCCAtccgtcacactctcccagggtcagacacaactcCCTGTACCCcacccgtcacacactcccagggtcagacacaactccctctgcaccatccgtcacacactcccagggtcagacacaactccctctacacaatccatcacacactcccagggtcagacacaactccctctgcaccatcctgtcacacactcctggggtcagacacaactccctctacaacatccatcacacactcccggggtcagacacaactccctctacaccacccatcacacactcccggggtcagacacaactcCCTCTGTACcatccgtcacacactcccagggtcagacacaactccctcgacaccacccatcacacactcccagggtcagacacaactccctctacaccatcccgtcacacactcccggggtcagatacaactccctctgcaccatcagtcacacactcccggggtcagatacaactccctctgcaccatccgtcacacactcccggggtcagacacaactccctctgcaccatccgtcacacactcccggtgtcagacacagctcCCTCTACCCCAtccgtcacactctcccagggtcagacacaactcCCTGTACCCcacccgtcacacactcccagggtcagacacaactccctctgcaccatccgtcacacactcccagggtcagacacaactccctctacacaatccatcacacactcccagggtcagacacaactccctctgcaccatcctgtcacacactcctggggtcagacacaactccctctacaacatccatcacacactcccggggtcagacacaactccctctacaccacccatcacacactcccggggtcagacacaactcCCTCTGTACcatccgtcacacactcccagggtcagacacaactccctcgacaccacccatcacacactcccagggtcagacacaactccctctacaccatcccgtcacacactcccggggtcagatacaactccctctgcaccatcagtcacacactcccggggtcagatacaactccctctgcaccatccatcacacactcacaggggtcagacacaactccctctgcaccatcctgtcacatactcccagggtcagacacaactcCCTCTGTACcatccgtcacacactcccagggtcagacacaactccctctacaccatcccgtcacacactcccggggtcagacacaactccctctacaccatcccgtcacacactcccagggtcagacacaactccctctacaccatcccgtcacacactcccggggtcagacacaactccctctgcaccatccgtcacacactcccagggtcagacacaactccctctacaccatcccgtcacacactcccggggtcagacacaactccctctgcaccatccgtcacacactcccggtgtcagacacagctcCCTCTACCCCAtccgtcacactctcccagggtcagacacaactcCCTGTACCCcacccgtcacacactcccagggtcagacacaactccctctgcaccatccgtcacacactcccagggtcagacacaactccctctacacaatccatcacacactcccagggtcagacacaactccctctgcaccatcctgtcacacactcctggggtcagacacaactccctctacaacatccatcacacactcccggggtcagacacaactccctctgcaccatccatcacacactcccggggtcagacacaactccctctacaccatccgtcacacagtcccggggtcagacacaactccctctgtaccatcccgtcacacactcccagggtcagatacaactccctctacaccatccgtcacacactcccggggtcagacacaactccctctacaccatccgtcacacagtcccggggtcagacacaactccctctacaccatccgtcacacagtcccggggtcagacacaactccctctgcaccatccgtcacacagccctggggtcagacacaactccctctgcaccatcccgtcacacactcccggggtcagacacaactccctctgcaccatcccgtcacatactcccggggtcagaacaactccctctgcaccatccgtcacacactcccggggtcagacactactccctctgcaccatccgtcacacactcccggggtcagacacaactccctctacaccatcccgtcacactctcccagggtcagacacaactccctctgcaccatccgtcacacagccctggggtcagacacaactccctctgcaccatcccgtcacacactcccggggtcagacacaactccctctgcaccatcccgtcacatactcccggggtcagaacaactccctctgcaccatccgtcacacactcccggggtcagaacaactccctctgcaccatccgtcacacactcccggggtcagacacaactccctctgcaccatccgtcacacactcccggggtcagacacaactccctctacaccatccatcacacactcccggggtcagacacaactccctctacactatccgtcatacactcccaggatcagacacaactccctctgcaccatccgtcacacactcccggggtcagacacaactccctctacactatccgtcacacactcccagggtcagacacaactccctctacaccatcccgtcacacactcccggggtcagacacaactccctctacaccatcccgtcacacactcccggggtcagatacaactccctctgcaccatccatcacacactcccggggtcagacacaactccctctacaccatccgtcacacactcccggggtcagacacaactccctctgcaccatcccgtcacacactcccggggtcagacacaactccctctgcaccatcccgtcacacactcccggggtcagacacaactccctctgcaccatccgtcacacactcccagggtcagacacaactccctctacaccatcccgtcacacactcccggggtcagacacaactccctctgcaccatccgtcacacactcccggtgtcagacacagctcCCTCTACCCCAtccgtcacactctcccagggtcagacacaactccctctacactatccgtcacacactcccggtgtcagacacagctcCCTCTACCCCAtccgtcacactctcccagggtcagacacaactcCCTCTACCCcatccgtcacacactcccggtgtcagacacaactccctctacaccatccgtcacacactcccggggtcagatgcaactccctctgcaccatccgtcacacactcccggggtcagacacaactccctctgcaccatcccgtcacacactcccagggtcagacacaactccctctacaccatccgtcacacactcccagggtcagacacaacttCCTCTACACcatccgtcacacactcccggggtcagacacaactccctctacaccatcccgtcacacactcccggggtcagatgcaactccctctgcaccatccgTCACAcagccccggggtcagacacaactccctctgcaccatcccgtcacacactcccggggtcagacacaactccctctgtaccatcccgtcacacactcccagggtcagtcacagattgaTACTTCCTCCACACTGTAA